Proteins encoded by one window of Desulfovibrio aminophilus:
- a CDS encoding BMP family ABC transporter substrate-binding protein, with protein MSRIVPVQRPVLLLLAFCCLLLSGRPALAETPVHVAAIYVQTPRELGWTAAHRRGMETMTARLGGLVAVEHVENVDTGEQAETVLRGLAARGIDVVFATSLVHAEATEKVAREYPGVRFMQCSGRRIGPNLGTYTARMEQAEYLAGYAAGLLGFRASGTVATLPEPDVVRGINAFTLGLLRGLKESGTPHDPARVNDVLWLDAWSDPAREYSLALDLAGWGRDLVRQMADTPETSRAACSKNIPAVGHALDVSALGAPCALTSTVFNWSPVYEAQVRAVNEGIWIPQRDKAGIREGVVDLAPFGTWVPSKVREKVLAERARMLLGEDASFAGPVADQAGTVRIPAGRSASDHELDAMNWFVRGVRCAPFR; from the coding sequence ATGTCCCGGATCGTCCCCGTCCAACGGCCGGTCCTGCTGCTCCTGGCCTTCTGCTGCCTGCTCCTGTCCGGCCGGCCCGCGCTGGCCGAGACGCCCGTCCATGTGGCCGCCATCTATGTCCAGACCCCGCGCGAACTGGGCTGGACCGCGGCCCACCGCCGGGGCATGGAGACCATGACCGCCCGCCTGGGCGGCCTGGTGGCCGTGGAGCACGTGGAGAACGTGGACACCGGGGAACAGGCCGAAACCGTCCTCCGGGGCCTCGCGGCCCGAGGGATCGACGTCGTCTTCGCCACCTCCCTGGTCCATGCCGAGGCCACGGAAAAGGTGGCCCGCGAATATCCCGGAGTGCGCTTCATGCAGTGCTCGGGCCGCCGCATCGGGCCCAACCTGGGAACCTACACGGCCCGCATGGAACAGGCCGAGTACCTGGCGGGCTACGCCGCCGGGCTCCTGGGCTTCCGCGCCTCCGGAACCGTGGCCACCCTGCCCGAGCCCGACGTGGTGCGCGGGATCAACGCCTTCACCCTGGGCCTGCTGCGCGGGCTGAAGGAGTCCGGCACGCCCCACGACCCGGCGCGGGTCAACGACGTGCTCTGGCTGGACGCCTGGTCCGACCCGGCCCGGGAGTACTCCCTGGCCCTGGACCTGGCGGGCTGGGGCCGCGACCTCGTGCGCCAGATGGCCGACACGCCGGAAACCTCGCGCGCGGCCTGCTCCAAGAACATCCCGGCCGTGGGCCACGCCCTGGACGTCTCCGCCCTGGGAGCGCCCTGCGCCCTGACCTCCACGGTCTTCAACTGGAGCCCGGTCTACGAGGCCCAGGTGCGGGCCGTGAACGAAGGAATCTGGATACCGCAGCGCGACAAGGCGGGCATCCGCGAGGGCGTGGTGGACCTGGCCCCGTTCGGGACCTGGGTGCCGTCAAAGGTGCGGGAAAAGGTCCTGGCCGAACGGGCGCGCATGCTCCTGGGCGAGGACGCCTCCTTTGCCGGGCCCGTGGCCGACCAGGCCGGAACCGTGCGCATCCCGGCGGGCCGCTCGGCCTCGGACCACGAACTGGACGCCATGAACTGGTTCGTGCGCGGGGTGCGCTGCGCCCCGTTCCGCTAG
- a CDS encoding methyl-accepting chemotaxis protein, whose product MTISQKLILSFAFLLLTAAGAGSFGYYATGQWVAAVDRLKDQDAAFMRTAQETEILVLNLRRFEKDIFLNIGAREKQADYLKRLEAEGGRLASAIERLRGLAGICRDVDQEIRTSLDGLSTHFSAYMAGVAALARQAMDDPALTPQQANKLMLPIKDSTHNMEKIAGATGQYAQKRVERLAAAEAERAQATRGRLSAVLAACAVLAVLVAWAAARSVIRPIQQVTDFAAAVSEGDLEATVRGRHAGEMARLTAALERMLRRLKDMIAESLEAGRKAESQAEAARAALAQAEEAKGRAEAARKEGLMEAAARLEDVIGQINEGSDDLSRRIRDVLDDSSRQRERTQEAATAMSQMSESVLDVAQSASRAVESAESARSQAETGAQVVRDLVGSIAEVQDRAQGMSVSIADLGRHADSIGRIINVIQDIADQTNLLALNAAIEAARAGESGRGFAVVADEVRKLAEKTMSATHEVGQAVAVIQDGTKRNIAAMEQAMQAVHASTGHASRAGESLDAIVGTVVNATDQIRSIAAAAEEQSSASEEINRSTGEVSSLSGVMANNMSQAGTVMQRLAGLTVSLGRLTSQLGDG is encoded by the coding sequence ATGACGATCTCGCAGAAGCTCATTCTCTCCTTCGCCTTCCTCCTGCTCACCGCCGCCGGAGCGGGCAGCTTCGGCTACTACGCCACCGGCCAGTGGGTGGCCGCCGTGGACCGCCTCAAGGACCAGGACGCGGCCTTCATGCGCACCGCCCAGGAGACGGAGATTCTGGTCCTCAACCTGCGGCGCTTTGAAAAGGACATCTTCCTCAACATCGGGGCCCGCGAGAAACAGGCCGACTATCTGAAGCGGCTGGAGGCCGAGGGCGGACGGCTGGCCTCGGCCATCGAGCGCCTGCGCGGACTGGCCGGGATCTGCCGCGACGTCGACCAGGAAATCCGTACATCCCTGGACGGGCTCTCCACCCACTTTTCCGCCTACATGGCCGGGGTCGCGGCCCTGGCGCGGCAGGCCATGGACGACCCCGCGCTCACCCCGCAGCAGGCCAACAAGCTCATGCTCCCCATCAAGGACTCCACGCACAACATGGAGAAAATCGCGGGCGCCACCGGGCAATACGCCCAGAAGCGGGTGGAGCGTCTCGCCGCCGCCGAGGCCGAACGCGCCCAGGCCACCCGGGGGCGGCTCTCCGCCGTGCTGGCCGCCTGCGCGGTCCTGGCCGTGCTCGTGGCCTGGGCCGCCGCCCGTTCCGTCATCCGGCCCATCCAGCAGGTGACGGACTTCGCCGCCGCCGTGTCCGAAGGCGATCTGGAGGCCACGGTGCGCGGCCGCCACGCGGGCGAAATGGCCCGTCTGACCGCCGCCCTGGAACGCATGCTGCGACGGCTCAAGGACATGATCGCCGAGTCCCTGGAGGCCGGGCGCAAGGCGGAGAGCCAGGCCGAGGCCGCCCGCGCCGCGCTGGCCCAGGCCGAGGAGGCCAAGGGCCGGGCCGAGGCCGCCCGCAAGGAAGGCCTGATGGAGGCCGCCGCCCGCCTGGAGGACGTCATCGGCCAGATCAACGAGGGCAGCGACGACCTGAGCCGCCGCATCCGGGACGTTCTGGACGACTCCTCGCGCCAGCGGGAGCGCACCCAGGAGGCCGCCACGGCCATGAGCCAGATGAGCGAAAGCGTCCTAGACGTGGCCCAGAGCGCCTCCCGGGCCGTGGAAAGCGCGGAAAGCGCCCGCTCCCAGGCCGAGACCGGAGCCCAGGTGGTGCGCGACCTCGTGGGCTCCATCGCCGAGGTCCAGGACCGGGCCCAGGGCATGAGCGTCAGCATCGCCGACCTCGGCCGCCACGCGGATTCCATCGGCCGGATCATCAACGTGATCCAGGATATCGCGGACCAGACCAACCTTCTGGCCCTCAACGCGGCCATCGAGGCCGCCCGCGCCGGAGAGTCCGGCCGGGGATTCGCCGTGGTGGCCGACGAGGTGCGCAAGCTGGCGGAAAAGACCATGAGCGCCACCCACGAGGTCGGGCAGGCCGTCGCCGTGATCCAGGACGGCACCAAGCGCAACATCGCGGCCATGGAGCAGGCCATGCAGGCCGTGCACGCCAGCACCGGCCACGCCTCCCGCGCCGGGGAGTCCCTGGACGCCATCGTGGGCACCGTGGTCAACGCCACGGACCAGATCCGCTCCATCGCCGCCGCTGCCGAGGAACAGTCCTCCGCCTCGGAGGAGATCAACCGCTCCACCGGGGAAGTCAGCTCCCTGAGCGGCGTGATGGCCAACAACATGAGCCAGGCCGGAACCGTCATGCAGCGTCTGGCCGGTCTCACCGTGTCCCTGGGCAGACTGACCTCCCAGCTCGGCGACGGCTAG
- a CDS encoding S9 family peptidase produces the protein MKMRPLPRALSCLLLLVLLPACASNRAIQELRADPAWTAFSVAAPLPAAGWARGRAEVVHIYIEGDGVAYSTRTTPSPDPTPITPTALLLARRDTAPAAAYLGRPCQYVTGDACSRECWTTGRFSATVLLGMNALMDAAMRQTGARRAVLIGFSGGGAVAALLAEERTDVAALVTVCGNLDPAVWTAMHGVTPLHGSLNPADRAERLSSLPQTHFLGEKDANITRRVTDSFVSRLKPGAPVAVRVEPGLGHGGEAWAEAWPALLAGARLAD, from the coding sequence ATGAAGATGCGTCCGCTGCCCAGGGCCTTGTCCTGCCTGCTCCTTCTCGTCCTGCTTCCGGCCTGCGCCTCGAACCGGGCCATCCAGGAACTCCGGGCCGATCCGGCCTGGACGGCCTTCTCCGTGGCCGCGCCGCTCCCGGCGGCGGGCTGGGCGCGGGGACGGGCCGAGGTGGTCCACATCTACATCGAGGGCGACGGCGTGGCCTATTCCACGCGCACCACCCCCTCGCCCGATCCCACGCCCATCACGCCCACGGCCCTGCTGCTGGCCCGCCGGGACACCGCGCCCGCCGCGGCCTATCTCGGCCGTCCCTGCCAGTACGTCACCGGGGACGCCTGCTCCCGGGAATGCTGGACCACGGGGCGCTTCTCCGCGACGGTGCTCCTCGGCATGAACGCCCTCATGGACGCGGCCATGCGGCAGACCGGCGCGCGGCGCGCGGTGTTGATCGGCTTTTCAGGCGGCGGGGCCGTGGCGGCCCTCCTGGCGGAGGAACGGACGGACGTGGCCGCGCTGGTCACGGTCTGCGGCAACCTGGACCCTGCCGTGTGGACGGCCATGCACGGCGTCACGCCGCTGCATGGGTCGCTCAATCCGGCCGACCGGGCCGAACGGCTCTCGTCCCTGCCCCAGACGCATTTCCTGGGCGAAAAGGACGCCAACATCACCCGCCGGGTGACGGATTCGTTCGTGTCGCGGCTCAAGCCGGGCGCGCCGGTGGCGGTCCGGGTGGAGCCGGGCCTGGGGCACGGCGGCGAGGCCTGGGCCGAGGCCTGGCCCGCGCTGCTGGCCGGAGCGCGTCTGGCGGACTGA
- a CDS encoding Fic family protein, with amino-acid sequence MANQPVPYHLGKFPPKDLDLRKLFPFVGPATSALGRYDGLLSAIPNKHVLLSPLTTQEAVLSSKIEGTHVTMGEVLEIEAGGDSEKLTKPKRDDAEEVFNYRRAMLACTEEMEKRPLSQHMLRTAHGILMRGVRGRNKSPGSYRKEQNWIGPKGCTIEEASFIPIAPEHLQAGMDDWERYLNSRDELDSLVQLAIIHVEFEALHPFEDGNGRLGRMLIPLFLYQRKLLASPDFYMSGYLEENREEYQECLRAVSRGDAWTDWCIFFLKGITEQATANEMKARAILELYERLKTQVADLTHSQHSIRAVDFLFNAPVFNTTVFIEGSDIPKPTASRIITLLRDEEILVTVREGSGRRPALYCFPELLNIAEGKAFF; translated from the coding sequence ATGGCGAACCAGCCCGTCCCATATCACCTCGGCAAGTTCCCGCCCAAGGACTTGGACCTCCGCAAGCTCTTTCCGTTCGTCGGACCAGCCACAAGCGCCCTTGGACGCTATGACGGGCTGCTTTCCGCCATCCCCAATAAGCATGTCCTTCTTTCGCCCCTCACGACCCAGGAGGCCGTGCTTTCTTCCAAGATCGAGGGCACGCACGTCACCATGGGCGAGGTTCTGGAAATCGAGGCAGGCGGCGATTCCGAAAAGCTGACGAAGCCCAAGCGCGACGACGCCGAGGAAGTTTTCAACTACCGCCGGGCCATGCTCGCCTGCACGGAGGAAATGGAAAAACGCCCCCTCTCCCAGCACATGCTCCGCACGGCGCACGGCATCCTGATGCGCGGCGTTCGTGGCCGAAACAAGTCGCCCGGCAGTTACCGCAAGGAACAGAACTGGATCGGTCCGAAGGGCTGCACCATCGAGGAAGCGAGCTTCATCCCCATCGCGCCGGAGCATCTCCAGGCGGGCATGGACGACTGGGAACGATATCTGAACAGCCGGGACGAACTTGACTCGCTCGTCCAACTCGCCATCATCCATGTGGAATTCGAAGCCCTGCACCCGTTTGAGGACGGCAACGGCAGACTCGGACGGATGCTGATTCCGCTTTTTTTGTATCAGCGCAAGCTCCTCGCCAGCCCGGACTTTTACATGAGCGGATATCTTGAGGAGAACCGCGAGGAATATCAAGAGTGCCTTCGCGCCGTCTCGCGTGGCGACGCCTGGACCGACTGGTGCATATTCTTCCTCAAGGGCATCACGGAACAGGCGACCGCAAACGAAATGAAGGCGCGAGCGATTCTCGAACTCTACGAGCGTCTGAAAACACAGGTGGCGGACTTGACCCACTCCCAGCACTCCATCCGGGCCGTGGATTTTCTCTTCAACGCGCCCGTCTTCAACACCACCGTGTTCATCGAAGGGTCCGACATTCCGAAACCAACGGCGAGCCGCATCATTACCCTGCTGCGCGACGAAGAGATTCTCGTCACCGTTCGCGAGGGCAGCGGACGCCGCCCCGCGCTGTATTGCTTCCCGGAACTCCTCAACATCGCCGAAGGAAAAGCCTTTTTCTGA
- the glmS gene encoding glutamine--fructose-6-phosphate transaminase (isomerizing): MCGIIGYSGHRPAVPLIVEGLRRLEYRGYDSAGVGFVQAGELSVIRAPGKLGELEKKLARQNVFQATAGIGHTRWATHGVPNEANAHPHRDNSGKIALIHNGIIENYLEIKKELSAKGYTFSSQTDTEVLANLISEGLKEKGDLTKALSWALSRADGAWAIAVIHQDMPGVIHAARRSSPLVMGIGTGENFVASDIPAFLPYTREVVFLDDGDLVRIDADSWRVFDAATLAPREKKVQHIAWDVQSAQKGGHKHFMIKEIFEQPKVIADCLVGRVDHADNSVDLPEIEALGVPERLHIVACGTSFHAGLWGMYLLEKWAKIPVQVEIASEFRYRGPILDKKGVVLAISQSGETADTLAGIRLAKEQGLPVIGLCNVVGSSVARESDYVMYTQAGPEISVASTKAMCSQLTSMLLLALYWGRRSGVLDADTAARCVRELAMLPQLLEKELPGMRDQAQRLSRLHAEATSFLYLGRGACYPLALEGALKLKEISYIHAEGYAAGEMKHGPIALIDPKFPTFAMALDDGLFPKVKSNLVEVQARGGTIIALTNPGLDAGVDHSWVLPKAFGPLNSFLALPALQLFAYEMADYLGKDVDQPRNLAKSVTVE, translated from the coding sequence ATGTGCGGAATCATCGGATACAGCGGCCACCGTCCCGCCGTGCCCCTCATCGTCGAGGGTCTGCGGCGGCTCGAATACCGTGGGTATGACTCGGCCGGAGTGGGATTCGTCCAGGCCGGGGAGCTCTCCGTCATCCGCGCCCCGGGCAAGCTCGGGGAGCTGGAGAAGAAACTCGCCCGACAGAACGTGTTCCAGGCCACCGCGGGCATCGGCCACACCCGCTGGGCCACCCACGGCGTGCCCAACGAGGCCAACGCCCACCCCCACCGCGACAACTCCGGCAAGATCGCCCTGATCCACAACGGCATCATCGAGAACTACCTGGAGATCAAGAAGGAGCTCTCGGCCAAGGGCTACACCTTCTCCTCCCAGACCGACACCGAGGTCCTGGCCAACCTCATCTCCGAGGGACTCAAGGAGAAGGGCGACCTGACCAAGGCCCTGTCCTGGGCCCTGTCCCGCGCCGACGGCGCCTGGGCCATCGCGGTCATCCACCAGGACATGCCCGGCGTGATCCACGCCGCGCGGCGCTCCAGCCCCCTGGTCATGGGCATCGGCACGGGCGAGAACTTCGTGGCCTCGGACATCCCGGCCTTCCTGCCCTACACCCGCGAGGTGGTCTTCCTGGACGACGGCGACCTCGTGCGCATCGACGCCGACTCCTGGCGGGTCTTCGACGCCGCCACCCTGGCCCCGCGCGAAAAGAAGGTCCAGCACATCGCCTGGGACGTGCAGTCGGCCCAGAAGGGCGGCCACAAGCACTTCATGATCAAGGAGATCTTCGAGCAGCCCAAGGTCATCGCGGACTGCCTCGTTGGCCGCGTGGACCACGCCGACAACTCCGTGGACCTGCCCGAGATCGAGGCCCTGGGCGTGCCCGAGCGCCTGCACATCGTGGCCTGCGGCACTTCCTTCCACGCCGGGCTCTGGGGCATGTACCTCCTGGAGAAGTGGGCCAAGATCCCGGTCCAGGTGGAGATCGCCTCCGAGTTCCGCTACCGGGGCCCCATCCTGGACAAGAAGGGCGTGGTCCTGGCCATCTCCCAGTCCGGCGAGACCGCCGACACCCTGGCGGGCATCCGCCTGGCCAAGGAGCAGGGCCTGCCGGTCATCGGCCTGTGCAACGTGGTCGGCTCCAGCGTGGCCCGCGAGTCGGACTACGTCATGTACACCCAGGCCGGTCCCGAGATCAGCGTGGCCTCCACCAAGGCCATGTGCAGCCAGCTCACGTCCATGCTCCTGCTGGCCCTCTACTGGGGCCGCCGTTCCGGGGTTCTGGACGCGGACACCGCCGCCCGCTGCGTGCGCGAGCTGGCCATGCTGCCCCAGCTCCTGGAGAAGGAGCTGCCCGGCATGCGCGACCAGGCCCAGCGCCTCTCGCGGCTGCACGCCGAGGCCACGAGCTTCCTCTACCTCGGCCGGGGCGCGTGCTACCCCCTGGCCCTGGAGGGCGCGCTCAAGCTCAAGGAGATCTCCTACATCCACGCCGAGGGCTACGCCGCGGGCGAGATGAAGCACGGCCCCATCGCGCTCATCGACCCCAAGTTCCCGACCTTCGCCATGGCCCTGGACGACGGGCTGTTCCCCAAGGTCAAGTCCAACCTCGTGGAGGTCCAGGCGCGCGGCGGCACGATCATCGCCCTGACCAACCCGGGCCTGGACGCGGGCGTGGACCACTCCTGGGTCCTGCCCAAGGCCTTCGGCCCCCTGAACTCCTTCCTGGCCCTGCCCGCGCTCCAGCTCTTCGCCTACGAGATGGCCGACTACCTGGGCAAGGACGTGGACCAGCCCCGCAACCTGGCCAAGAGCGTGACCGTGGAATAG
- a CDS encoding diguanylate cyclase domain-containing protein, with product MQKVVGEIFSRGLVAVPLDMETGEAVALMRDRRISCVVVVDDGRAQGIFTERDVVRLVARRGHEFLGEPISVFMSPGVVQVRPQATIHEAFALLMERHIRHLVVAEAGGPPLGVLTQSDLVDQLGYEFFIKVQTVAQIMSRAVLVVDGSTPLRRASQILADRQVSFLVVGEACGGPPLGVLTERDVARLALESTDLEIPVSEVMSSPVATLHQDSPAYAAAEMMRERHIRRVVVVDECGRLAGVVTQSDLVRGLESKYIETLKQIIRDQGVELERTARELSEKTLYLDNLLSTAMDMGIVATDTEFNVVYHSASAGRILGSRASDVLGKPLSGVHSGIALDSGRFDRAMDQVRRQGSHEFCFSRRQGGVLRHVNARVSSVRGQGGLVGYVLMVQDVTEKRQAEETIRFLAYHDTLTGLANRVLFAERLDMDLARCRRHGLFLALVVLDLDRFKEVNDKLGHHAGDQVLHDVAHRLQSLLRQTDTVARMGGDEFTVILTDLKSPEDALPAAEKLLQAFARPVLVEDTPVEVKASLGVAVYPVHGEDGENLLRGADRSMYRAKRLGQENRLANIVLEA from the coding sequence ATGCAGAAGGTCGTCGGGGAGATCTTTTCACGGGGGTTGGTGGCCGTTCCGCTCGACATGGAGACCGGCGAGGCCGTGGCGCTCATGCGCGACCGCCGCATCTCCTGCGTGGTGGTCGTGGACGACGGCCGGGCCCAGGGCATCTTCACCGAACGCGACGTGGTCCGTCTGGTGGCCCGGCGCGGCCACGAATTCCTGGGCGAGCCCATCTCCGTGTTCATGAGCCCGGGCGTGGTCCAGGTGCGGCCCCAGGCCACCATTCACGAGGCCTTCGCCCTGCTCATGGAGCGGCACATCCGCCATCTGGTGGTGGCCGAGGCCGGAGGCCCGCCCCTGGGCGTGCTGACCCAGTCCGACCTGGTGGACCAGCTGGGCTACGAATTCTTCATCAAGGTCCAGACCGTGGCCCAGATCATGAGCCGGGCCGTGCTCGTGGTGGACGGCTCCACGCCGTTGCGCCGCGCCTCCCAGATCCTGGCCGATCGCCAGGTGAGCTTCCTGGTGGTGGGCGAGGCCTGCGGCGGCCCGCCCCTGGGCGTGCTCACCGAGCGCGACGTGGCCCGCCTGGCCCTGGAGTCCACGGACCTGGAGATCCCGGTGAGCGAGGTCATGAGTTCGCCCGTGGCCACCCTGCACCAGGACTCCCCGGCCTACGCCGCCGCCGAGATGATGCGCGAGCGCCACATCCGCCGCGTGGTGGTGGTGGACGAGTGCGGGCGGCTGGCCGGGGTGGTGACCCAGTCCGACCTCGTGCGCGGCCTGGAGAGCAAGTACATCGAGACGCTCAAGCAGATCATCCGGGACCAGGGCGTGGAGCTGGAGCGCACGGCCCGCGAACTCTCGGAGAAGACCCTCTACCTGGACAACCTCCTGTCCACGGCCATGGACATGGGCATCGTGGCCACGGACACGGAATTCAACGTGGTCTACCACAGCGCCTCGGCCGGGCGCATCCTGGGCAGCCGCGCCTCGGACGTGCTGGGCAAGCCCCTGTCCGGCGTGCACTCGGGCATCGCCCTGGACTCCGGGCGCTTCGACCGGGCCATGGACCAGGTGCGCCGGCAGGGCTCCCACGAATTCTGCTTCTCCCGCCGCCAGGGCGGGGTGCTCCGGCACGTCAACGCCCGGGTCTCGTCCGTGCGCGGCCAGGGCGGGCTGGTGGGCTACGTGCTCATGGTCCAGGACGTGACCGAGAAGCGCCAGGCCGAGGAGACCATCCGCTTCCTGGCCTACCACGACACCCTCACCGGCCTGGCCAACCGCGTGCTCTTCGCCGAGCGCCTGGACATGGACCTGGCCCGCTGCCGCCGCCACGGCCTGTTCCTGGCCCTGGTGGTCCTGGACCTGGACCGCTTCAAGGAAGTCAACGACAAGCTCGGCCACCACGCGGGCGACCAGGTGCTCCACGACGTGGCCCACCGGCTCCAGTCCCTGCTGCGCCAGACCGACACCGTGGCCCGCATGGGCGGCGACGAGTTCACGGTCATCCTCACGGACCTCAAGTCCCCGGAGGACGCCCTGCCCGCCGCCGAGAAGCTCCTCCAGGCCTTCGCCCGGCCCGTGCTCGTGGAGGACACGCCCGTGGAGGTCAAGGCCAGCCTGGGCGTGGCCGTGTATCCGGTCCACGGCGAGGACGGCGAGAACCTCCTGCGCGGCGCGGACCGGTCCATGTACCGGGCCAAGCGCCTGGGCCAGGAGAACCGGCTGGCGAACATCGTCCTGGAGGCCTGA
- a CDS encoding diguanylate cyclase yields the protein MHSVSERKALCERFLEAAEGRGPAAESEALRQVEEALGPSACADLLHALTRLEFGQEEGCRHWRAIARHRQALALSLGRDVGIRVALCDYFVNVAPTVRNPVLVELHLLRRQEELALTDELTGLSNRRRLNQELEREVERFRRFGQPFSVVMLDLDRFKDFNDAHGHQAGDEALRGVAQAMLETCRVMDQAARWGGEEFVLLLPQTGKDDAVAVAERVRRAVALRPVPYEGRDHGPITVSAGVATFPEDAYTAETIIRRADTALYRAKAQRNMVFAFREGSRRHPRLKVRLEADLRPVHGPERFCATRDLSLGGMLCEASGGLPLGAEVEIVLRDGDRRSMPLRGRALRVTPDPERPGGFILALGFDAPDSRRQDMILEFLAPRSAEAH from the coding sequence ATGCATTCCGTTTCCGAGCGCAAGGCGCTCTGCGAACGTTTCCTGGAGGCCGCCGAGGGTCGGGGCCCGGCGGCCGAGTCCGAGGCGTTGCGGCAGGTTGAGGAGGCCCTCGGGCCGTCGGCATGCGCCGACCTGCTGCACGCCTTGACGCGTCTGGAGTTCGGCCAGGAGGAGGGCTGCCGCCACTGGCGGGCCATCGCGCGCCATCGCCAGGCGCTGGCCCTCTCCCTGGGCCGCGACGTGGGCATCCGCGTGGCGCTCTGCGACTACTTCGTGAACGTGGCCCCCACGGTGCGCAACCCCGTGCTCGTGGAGCTGCACCTCCTGCGCCGCCAGGAGGAGCTGGCCCTCACCGACGAACTCACCGGCCTGTCCAACCGCCGCCGCCTGAACCAGGAGCTGGAGCGCGAGGTGGAGCGCTTCCGCCGCTTCGGCCAGCCCTTTTCCGTGGTCATGCTCGACCTGGACCGCTTCAAGGATTTCAACGACGCCCACGGCCACCAGGCCGGGGACGAGGCGTTGCGCGGCGTGGCCCAGGCCATGCTGGAAACCTGCCGGGTCATGGACCAGGCCGCGCGCTGGGGCGGCGAGGAGTTCGTGCTGCTCCTGCCCCAGACCGGCAAGGACGACGCCGTGGCCGTGGCCGAACGCGTGCGACGGGCCGTGGCCCTGCGGCCCGTGCCCTATGAGGGCCGCGACCACGGGCCGATCACGGTGAGCGCCGGGGTGGCCACCTTCCCGGAGGACGCCTACACCGCCGAGACCATCATCCGACGGGCCGATACAGCCCTGTACCGGGCCAAGGCCCAGCGGAACATGGTCTTCGCCTTCCGCGAGGGCTCCCGCCGCCACCCCCGGCTCAAGGTGCGGCTGGAGGCGGACCTGCGCCCGGTCCACGGGCCGGAACGCTTCTGCGCCACACGGGACCTGAGCCTGGGCGGCATGCTCTGCGAAGCATCGGGCGGGCTGCCCCTGGGCGCGGAAGTGGAGATCGTGCTGCGCGACGGCGACCGCCGGTCCATGCCCCTGCGCGGCCGGGCCCTGCGCGTGACCCCGGACCCGGAGCGGCCCGGGGGCTTCATCCTGGCCCTGGGCTTCGACGCCCCCGACTCCCGCCGCCAGGACATGATCCTGGAGTTCCTGGCCCCCCGCTCGGCCGAGGCGCACTAG